One region of Deinococcus planocerae genomic DNA includes:
- the asnS gene encoding asparagine--tRNA ligase, translated as MSSLSTIRDLKAHVGETVTVHAWLTDKSGKGKLQFLKLRDGTGFVQATVFRNDVSEEVFEAAKRLSQEQAVTVTGEVRADERAPGGVELGVRDLAVISENPAEYPITPKEHGIEFLLDHRHLWLRHRRPWAVLRVRDCVQRAIVDFFHGEGFVRFDAPFFTPNAAEGTTELFEIDLFGEDKAYLSQTGQLHAEAGALAFGKVYTFGPTFRAEKSKTRRHLLEFWMVEPEVAPSSHVENMALQERFVSFLVRRALEECGNELETLGRDLEKLRPAAEGNYPRVTYTDALEIIRRHIEAGDLPPNVQADVQPVEWGDDLGAPHETILGYHFDRPVIVERYPAAIKAFYMQPDPQDPRLALCDDMIAPEGYGEIIGGSERIHDYELLKSRIEHEGLPLSAFEWYLDLRRFGSVPHAGFGMGLERAVAWITGIDHIREAIPFPRMLTRMVP; from the coding sequence ATGTCATCTCTCAGCACCATCCGCGACCTCAAAGCCCATGTGGGTGAGACGGTCACCGTCCACGCCTGGCTCACCGACAAGAGCGGCAAGGGCAAGCTTCAGTTTCTGAAGCTGCGCGACGGCACCGGCTTCGTGCAGGCGACCGTTTTCAGGAACGACGTGTCCGAGGAGGTGTTCGAGGCGGCCAAACGGCTTTCTCAGGAGCAGGCGGTGACGGTCACGGGCGAGGTACGGGCCGACGAGCGGGCGCCGGGCGGGGTGGAACTCGGGGTGCGCGACCTCGCGGTGATCTCCGAGAACCCGGCGGAGTACCCCATCACGCCGAAGGAGCACGGGATCGAGTTCCTGCTCGACCACCGCCACCTGTGGCTGCGGCACCGCCGTCCCTGGGCCGTGCTGCGGGTGCGTGACTGCGTGCAGCGGGCGATTGTGGACTTTTTCCACGGCGAGGGTTTCGTGCGCTTCGACGCGCCCTTCTTCACGCCGAACGCGGCGGAGGGGACGACCGAACTCTTCGAGATCGACCTCTTCGGGGAGGACAAGGCGTACCTGTCGCAGACGGGGCAACTGCACGCCGAGGCGGGCGCCCTCGCTTTCGGGAAGGTGTACACCTTCGGGCCGACCTTCCGGGCGGAGAAGAGCAAGACGCGGCGGCACCTGCTGGAGTTCTGGATGGTGGAGCCGGAGGTGGCGCCGAGCAGCCACGTGGAGAACATGGCGCTTCAGGAGCGGTTCGTCTCGTTCCTGGTGCGCCGCGCGCTGGAGGAATGTGGGAACGAACTGGAGACGCTGGGCCGTGATTTGGAAAAGCTGCGCCCCGCCGCCGAGGGCAACTACCCGCGCGTGACGTACACCGACGCGCTGGAGATCATCCGGCGCCACATCGAGGCGGGGGACCTGCCGCCGAACGTTCAGGCCGACGTGCAGCCCGTGGAGTGGGGGGATGACCTGGGCGCCCCGCACGAAACGATCCTGGGGTATCACTTCGACCGGCCCGTGATCGTCGAGCGGTACCCGGCGGCGATCAAGGCGTTCTATATGCAGCCGGACCCCCAGGACCCGAGGCTGGCCCTCTGCGACGACATGATCGCGCCGGAAGGGTACGGCGAGATCATCGGCGGCTCCGAGCGCATCCACGACTACGAGCTTTTGAAATCCCGCATCGAGCACGAGGGGCTGCCGCTCTCGGCGTTCGAGTGGTACCTCGACCTGCGGCGGTTCGGGAGCGTGCCGCACGCGGGATTCGGGATGGGGCTGGAACGGGCGGTGGCGTGGATCACAGGGATCGATCACATCCGCGAGGCGATTCCCTTTCCCCGGATGCTGACGCGGATGGTGCCGTGA
- a CDS encoding Cof-type HAD-IIB family hydrolase yields the protein MLGLICVDVDGTLIGTGNTVREDVWAALADARAQGVRIALCSGRPAFGNALGYARRLDPDGWHVFQNGASTVNVGSGESLSEPLPEEPLATLLVRARETGRLLEVYTDDDFGVTHPGDLARRHADLLGVPYTPQAPESLVGTRVRAQWVVPHEEAAGVLAEASPGLDVHPAGSPAMPDILFISLTRAGIGKGSAVALVAAQYGVPLSRVMMVGDGHNDVTAMRVVGHPVAMGNADAEARAAGRYHVAHVDDGGLAQAVRLALTL from the coding sequence ATGTTGGGACTTATCTGTGTGGATGTGGACGGCACCCTGATCGGGACGGGCAACACCGTGAGGGAGGACGTGTGGGCCGCGCTGGCGGACGCGCGCGCACAGGGCGTCCGCATCGCCCTGTGCAGCGGGCGGCCCGCCTTCGGCAACGCGCTGGGCTACGCGCGGCGGCTGGACCCGGACGGCTGGCACGTCTTCCAGAACGGGGCGTCCACCGTGAACGTGGGCAGCGGCGAGAGCCTCAGCGAGCCGCTGCCGGAGGAACCCCTCGCCACCCTGCTCGTGCGGGCGCGGGAGACCGGGAGGCTCCTGGAGGTCTACACGGATGACGACTTCGGGGTCACCCACCCCGGCGACCTCGCGCGGCGGCACGCCGACCTGCTGGGGGTGCCGTACACGCCGCAGGCCCCGGAGAGCCTGGTCGGCACCCGCGTCCGCGCCCAGTGGGTCGTGCCGCACGAGGAGGCCGCCGGGGTGCTGGCCGAGGCCTCCCCAGGGCTGGACGTGCATCCGGCGGGCAGCCCGGCGATGCCCGACATCCTCTTCATCAGCCTGACGCGCGCGGGCATCGGCAAGGGGAGCGCGGTCGCCCTGGTCGCCGCCCAGTACGGGGTGCCCCTCTCGCGCGTGATGATGGTAGGTGACGGCCACAACGACGTGACGGCCATGCGCGTCGTCGGCCACCCCGTGGCGATGGGCAACGCGGACGCCGAGGCGCGGGCCGCCGGGAGGTATCACGTCGCCCACGTGGACGACGGGGGACTGGCCCAGGCGGTGCGGCTGGCGTTGACGCTGTAG
- a CDS encoding PhzF family phenazine biosynthesis isomerase gives MIAYSEVSAFTDTPGQGNRAGVVLGAEGLSEAEMQALAAFLEAPETVFVTRMGGGRVRVRYFTPTREIEFCGHATVALGLTLAQRGHWTAGDLVLETLVGRIPLTLDTEAGVPSRVWMEQRSLETRPAAREVRAELAEALGVDERMIHRGLPLGVASTGLWSVFVPLLDPLILDGLEPDLRRIHLLSDALDVCSVYAYAPMGVNRFAARDFAPAVGIPEDPVTGSAAGALLALLAREGRLPVRGDRACGVVYQGHAIGSPGEVEVEVTLAGANSVGCVRVGGRATLDREGSWTPGR, from the coding sequence ATGATCGCCTACAGCGAGGTGAGTGCTTTCACCGACACGCCGGGGCAGGGCAACCGGGCGGGGGTCGTGCTTGGGGCCGAGGGGCTGAGCGAGGCCGAGATGCAGGCCCTGGCCGCCTTCCTGGAGGCGCCCGAGACGGTGTTCGTGACGCGGATGGGGGGCGGGCGGGTGCGGGTGCGCTACTTCACGCCGACCCGGGAGATCGAGTTCTGCGGGCACGCGACGGTGGCGCTGGGCCTGACGCTCGCGCAGCGGGGGCACTGGACGGCGGGAGACCTCGTGCTCGAAACGCTCGTCGGGCGCATTCCGCTGACCCTCGACACCGAGGCGGGGGTGCCCTCGCGGGTGTGGATGGAGCAGCGGAGCCTGGAGACGCGGCCCGCCGCGCGCGAAGTCCGGGCCGAACTCGCTGAGGCGCTGGGGGTGGACGAGCGGATGATCCACCGGGGGCTGCCGCTGGGAGTGGCGAGCACGGGGCTGTGGAGCGTGTTCGTGCCGCTGCTCGACCCCCTGATCCTCGACGGGCTGGAGCCGGACCTGCGCCGGATTCACCTGCTCAGCGACGCGTTGGACGTATGCAGCGTGTACGCCTACGCGCCGATGGGGGTCAACCGCTTCGCCGCGCGGGACTTCGCGCCCGCCGTGGGCATTCCGGAGGACCCGGTGACGGGCAGCGCGGCGGGGGCGCTGCTGGCCCTGCTCGCCCGCGAGGGGCGGCTTCCGGTGCGCGGCGACCGGGCCTGCGGCGTGGTGTACCAGGGCCACGCCATCGGCTCACCCGGAGAGGTGGAGGTCGAGGTGACGCTCGCCGGGGCGAACTCGGTGGGGTGCGTCCGGGTCGGGGGCCGCGCCACCCTCGACCGGGAGGGGTCCTGGACGCCGGGGCGGTAG